From the genome of Arthrobacter alpinus, one region includes:
- a CDS encoding argininosuccinate synthase has product MTERIVLAYSGGLDTSVAIGWIGEATGAEVIAVAVDVGQGGESLEDIRQRALACGAVEAYVADARDEFANEYAMPTLKANALYQGHYPLVSAISRPVIVKHLVKAAREFGATTVAHGCTGKGNDQVRFEVGIQTLGPDLKCIAPVRDLALTRDKAIAFAEAKGLPIETTKKNPYSIDQNVWGRAVETGYLEDIWNAPTKDIYDYTATPEFPPAPDEVIISFLQGVPVAIDGVKVSPLQAIQELNRRAGAQGVGRIDVVEDRLVGIKSREIYEAPGAMALITAHKHLEDITIEREQARFKANVSQRWAELVYDGQWFSPLKRSLDAFIEDTQQYVSGDIRMTLHGGQAIVNGRRSETSLYDFDLATYDTGDTFDQSQAKGFIELWGMSSKVASQRDQRASGL; this is encoded by the coding sequence GTGACTGAACGCATTGTATTGGCCTACTCCGGCGGCCTTGACACCTCCGTTGCCATCGGCTGGATCGGCGAGGCAACAGGTGCTGAAGTAATTGCCGTCGCCGTTGACGTTGGGCAGGGGGGCGAGTCGCTTGAAGACATTCGCCAGCGTGCCCTGGCGTGTGGCGCCGTCGAGGCTTATGTTGCCGACGCCCGTGACGAGTTCGCCAACGAATACGCCATGCCCACCCTGAAAGCCAACGCCCTCTACCAGGGCCACTACCCGCTGGTTTCGGCCATCTCCCGCCCGGTGATCGTCAAGCACTTGGTGAAGGCGGCCCGCGAATTCGGTGCCACCACTGTTGCCCACGGTTGCACTGGCAAGGGCAACGACCAAGTCCGGTTTGAGGTAGGCATCCAAACCCTGGGCCCGGATCTGAAGTGCATTGCCCCGGTTCGCGACCTAGCCCTGACCCGCGACAAAGCCATCGCCTTCGCCGAGGCCAAGGGCTTGCCGATTGAAACCACCAAGAAGAACCCGTACTCCATTGACCAGAACGTCTGGGGTCGCGCCGTGGAAACGGGCTACCTCGAGGACATCTGGAACGCTCCCACCAAGGATATTTACGACTACACGGCCACCCCGGAATTCCCTCCGGCTCCGGATGAGGTCATCATCTCCTTCCTCCAGGGCGTCCCCGTCGCGATTGACGGCGTAAAGGTCTCCCCGTTGCAGGCCATTCAGGAATTGAACCGCCGCGCCGGCGCCCAGGGCGTTGGACGCATCGACGTTGTCGAGGACCGTCTCGTGGGCATCAAGAGCCGCGAAATCTACGAAGCCCCCGGTGCCATGGCGCTGATCACCGCGCACAAGCATCTCGAAGACATCACCATTGAGCGTGAGCAGGCGCGCTTCAAGGCCAACGTGAGCCAGCGCTGGGCCGAGCTTGTCTACGACGGCCAGTGGTTCTCACCGTTGAAGCGCTCACTGGATGCGTTCATCGAAGACACCCAGCAGTACGTCTCCGGCGACATCCGCATGACCTTGCACGGTGGCCAAGCCATTGTGAATGGCCGCCGCTCGGAGACCTCGCTGTACGACTTCGACTTGGCCACCTACGACACCGGTGACACCTTCGACCAGTCGCAGGCCAAGGGCTTCATCGAGCTGTGGGGCATGTCCTCCAAGGTTGCCTCGCAGCGCGACCAGCGCGCTTCGGGCCTGTAG
- the argH gene encoding argininosuccinate lyase — protein MGSRAPGSPAERSKVGVRSGTNEGALWGGRFQGGPADALAALSKSTHFDWRLALYDIAGSKAHARVLNTAGLLDAAELEGMLAALNTLEADVKSGAYGPAESDEDVHGSLERGLIERAGTALGGKLRAGRSRNDQIATLGRMYLRDHARIIAAGVLSVIDALVGQAKAHHGVAMPGRTHLQHAQPILLSHHLLAHAWALLRDVQRLVDWDKRAAVSPYGSGALAGSSLGLDPNAVAAELGFDSAAWNSIDGTASRDVFAEFAWVCAMIGVDLSRISEEVILWATKEFSFVTLHDAYSTGSSIMPQKKNPDVAELARGKAGRLIGNLTGLLATLKGLPLAYNRDLQEDKEPIFDATDTLELLLPAVSGMMATLVFNTKRMEALAPQGFALATDIAEWLVRQGVPFRDAHELSGAAVKVAENRGVELWDLSDAEFAGISAQLTPEVRSVLSTNGSLNSRNAQGGTAPSAVLLQLAALEAQLGEVRTFLA, from the coding sequence ATGGGCTCACGGGCGCCGGGGTCCCCTGCCGAGCGGAGCAAGGTTGGGGTGCGCTCGGGTACCAACGAGGGCGCACTCTGGGGTGGGCGCTTTCAGGGCGGACCCGCAGATGCCCTCGCAGCGCTGAGCAAGTCAACGCACTTTGACTGGCGCCTGGCCCTGTATGACATTGCCGGCTCCAAGGCGCACGCCCGCGTCCTGAACACGGCCGGGCTACTCGATGCCGCAGAGCTTGAAGGCATGTTGGCGGCACTGAACACGCTGGAAGCGGACGTCAAGTCCGGCGCCTACGGCCCCGCTGAGTCCGACGAGGACGTGCACGGCTCGCTGGAACGCGGCCTGATCGAGCGCGCCGGCACGGCCTTGGGTGGAAAGCTGCGTGCCGGGCGGTCGCGTAACGACCAGATCGCCACGTTGGGCCGGATGTACCTGCGTGACCACGCCAGGATCATCGCTGCCGGAGTCCTCTCCGTCATAGACGCACTCGTGGGACAAGCTAAGGCGCACCATGGTGTGGCCATGCCTGGCCGCACCCACCTTCAGCATGCCCAGCCGATCCTGCTCAGCCATCACCTGCTGGCGCATGCCTGGGCGTTGCTGCGAGACGTGCAGCGTCTGGTGGACTGGGACAAGCGGGCAGCGGTGTCCCCTTACGGGTCCGGTGCTTTGGCAGGTTCCTCGCTGGGACTGGATCCAAACGCCGTGGCTGCCGAGCTCGGTTTTGACTCGGCGGCCTGGAACTCGATCGACGGTACGGCATCTCGCGACGTCTTCGCCGAGTTCGCCTGGGTGTGCGCCATGATCGGCGTGGACCTGTCACGGATTTCCGAGGAGGTCATCCTGTGGGCTACCAAGGAGTTCTCCTTTGTGACGCTGCATGATGCCTACTCCACGGGATCCTCGATCATGCCGCAGAAGAAGAACCCCGACGTGGCCGAGCTGGCCCGTGGCAAGGCCGGGCGCCTCATCGGCAATCTGACCGGGCTGCTGGCCACACTTAAGGGTTTGCCGCTGGCCTACAACCGGGACCTGCAAGAGGACAAGGAGCCCATCTTTGATGCCACTGACACCCTTGAACTGCTGCTGCCGGCCGTTTCCGGGATGATGGCCACGCTCGTGTTCAACACCAAACGCATGGAAGCGCTGGCACCACAGGGCTTCGCACTGGCCACCGACATTGCCGAATGGCTTGTCCGCCAGGGTGTGCCGTTTCGTGACGCGCACGAGCTCTCCGGTGCCGCCGTGAAGGTTGCCGAAAACCGCGGCGTTGAACTGTGGGATCTCAGCGATGCTGAGTTCGCAGGCATTTCCGCGCAGCTGACCCCTGAGGTGCGCAGCGTCCTGAGCACCAATGGCTCGCTGAACAGCCGCAACGCCCAGGGCGGGACGGCGCCCTCGGCGGTGCTGCTCCAGCTCGCTGCCCTTGAGGCGCAACTGGGTGAGGTTCGCACCTTCCTGGCCTGA
- a CDS encoding maleylpyruvate isomerase family mycothiol-dependent enzyme: MTFISPAELTDRLERAADTFATKIGTLTDDDARVDTELPGWTRGHLLAHVAHVSNAVARQVEYALRGELIEFYDGGQGGRTQAIEMAAGQSAAEHKEAIAAAFTRAVSVLDSLAQEQWQLPISYRDGVVMDGALAYWRELVIHLADLQVGRGPETWSKEFCLYLIDFLAVRVPSGIRLKLLPLAMVPMTVGDGSNTVSVSGMLTDIAAWLAGRTPTMGSLRAEAAADSVELPTLLPWPSAFNAK; this comes from the coding sequence ATGACATTCATCTCGCCGGCAGAGCTCACCGACCGTCTCGAACGTGCTGCGGACACGTTTGCCACCAAGATTGGCACCTTGACTGACGACGACGCCCGCGTCGACACTGAATTGCCCGGTTGGACCCGTGGACACTTGCTGGCGCACGTGGCGCACGTTTCCAACGCCGTGGCCCGCCAAGTTGAGTATGCGTTGCGCGGAGAGCTGATCGAATTTTACGACGGCGGCCAAGGCGGCCGGACTCAGGCCATCGAAATGGCGGCCGGGCAATCGGCCGCCGAGCACAAGGAGGCCATCGCGGCCGCCTTTACGCGTGCCGTGAGCGTCCTTGACTCCCTAGCCCAAGAACAATGGCAATTGCCCATCAGCTACCGTGACGGTGTGGTCATGGATGGTGCACTGGCGTACTGGCGTGAATTGGTCATCCACCTGGCTGACCTGCAAGTGGGACGCGGCCCGGAGACGTGGTCCAAGGAATTCTGCCTGTACCTGATTGATTTCCTTGCCGTGCGGGTCCCATCCGGCATTCGATTGAAGCTGCTGCCGCTGGCCATGGTGCCCATGACAGTGGGCGATGGCAGCAACACCGTCTCCGTCTCCGGCATGCTAACCGATATTGCTGCGTGGCTGGCCGGGCGAACCCCCACGATGGGTAGCCTGCGTGCGGAGGCCGCCGCCGACTCCGTGGAGCTCCCCACGCTGCTGCCGTGGCCCTCCGCCTTCAACGCGAAGTAG
- a CDS encoding DNA-3-methyladenine glycosylase family protein — MAVALDFIPPFDPGIFDFLAARAVAGVEEATAASYARTLSLDGGHAWFQVGWDGAALLLDYQVEDSSDAPGLVARVRHLLNLDHDPAAANRVLAGDGLLAARVAELPGIRLPGCVDAPEILIRAMVGQQITVAAARTALNQLVALSTPSRLPRGSMTHLFPAPAEIAAGGRSILRAPQHRIDSIVSVAGQLAEGSLTFGAWDTAESVAEKLLPIAGIGPWTVGYVCMRVLGSPDIFLPTDAAVRNGYGLLRGDSLAVARTIKASELTLMAAQVRPWRSYATLHLWRVSGEG; from the coding sequence ATGGCAGTTGCATTGGATTTCATACCCCCTTTTGACCCCGGCATCTTTGATTTTCTCGCTGCCCGTGCCGTGGCAGGAGTGGAAGAGGCAACGGCCGCCAGCTATGCCAGAACTCTTTCGCTTGACGGCGGCCACGCATGGTTTCAGGTGGGCTGGGACGGGGCTGCGCTGCTGCTGGATTACCAAGTGGAGGACAGCTCGGACGCACCCGGCTTGGTGGCCCGCGTCCGCCACCTGCTCAATCTGGACCACGATCCGGCCGCCGCGAACAGGGTGCTTGCCGGCGATGGCCTGTTGGCGGCCCGGGTGGCGGAACTTCCTGGCATCAGGCTTCCCGGCTGTGTTGATGCCCCCGAAATTCTGATCCGTGCCATGGTTGGCCAGCAGATCACTGTGGCCGCAGCCCGAACAGCGCTCAACCAGTTGGTGGCGTTGAGCACGCCCAGCCGCCTGCCCCGCGGTTCCATGACGCACCTTTTCCCGGCTCCAGCCGAAATTGCCGCGGGCGGACGGAGCATCCTGCGCGCTCCGCAGCACCGGATCGACTCGATTGTGAGCGTGGCTGGGCAGCTCGCCGAGGGTTCCCTCACATTCGGCGCGTGGGACACAGCTGAATCCGTGGCCGAAAAGTTGCTGCCGATTGCTGGCATCGGCCCGTGGACAGTGGGGTACGTTTGCATGCGCGTGCTGGGCAGTCCCGATATCTTCCTGCCCACAGATGCAGCGGTCCGCAACGGCTACGGTTTGTTGCGCGGCGACTCCCTGGCCGTGGCCCGCACCATCAAGGCATCCGAGTTGACCCTGATGGCCGCGCAGGTGCGTCCCTGGCGCTCCTACGCAACCCTTCACTTGTGGCGGGTTTCGGGGGAAGGTTAG
- a CDS encoding DNA-3-methyladenine glycosylase, protein MGQPPDLLQLLQLPATEVAPFLLGALVRHESEEGPVVVRLTEVEAYLGPVDSPDPDPGAHSYRGRTERNSAMFGPPGHLYVYFSYGMHFSANLVCRPEGTSSGCLMRAGEIVEGLELARLRRPTAKHDYELAQGPARLAKAMGFAREHNGIPALGGEVTVTLPAAPATCVSSGPRVGISGPGGTTDYPWRFWLEGDPTVSKFRPGVARARHRPASAAPKTQ, encoded by the coding sequence ATGGGCCAGCCACCAGACCTCCTTCAACTTCTGCAGCTCCCTGCCACCGAGGTGGCGCCGTTCCTGTTGGGCGCCTTGGTGCGCCATGAAAGTGAGGAAGGGCCCGTCGTCGTACGGTTGACCGAGGTGGAGGCCTACCTTGGCCCGGTGGATTCCCCCGACCCGGACCCCGGCGCGCACAGCTACCGCGGTAGGACAGAACGCAACTCCGCCATGTTTGGCCCGCCCGGCCACCTGTACGTGTACTTCAGCTATGGAATGCACTTCAGTGCCAATTTGGTGTGCAGGCCAGAAGGTACCTCATCCGGTTGCCTGATGCGCGCCGGGGAGATTGTGGAGGGGCTTGAACTGGCCCGCCTACGCCGTCCCACCGCCAAGCACGACTATGAGCTGGCACAGGGCCCTGCGCGGCTAGCCAAAGCCATGGGGTTTGCCCGCGAACACAACGGGATCCCCGCACTGGGCGGCGAGGTCACCGTGACGCTGCCGGCCGCCCCCGCCACATGTGTCAGCTCGGGTCCGCGGGTGGGCATCAGCGGCCCCGGGGGCACTACGGACTACCCGTGGCGGTTTTGGCTTGAGGGGGACCCCACTGTCTCGAAGTTCAGGCCGGGCGTGGCGCGTGCTCGGCATCGGCCAGCATCGGCTGCTCCGAAAACTCAATAA
- a CDS encoding adenine phosphoribosyltransferase produces the protein MPVSVVIERLCATIEDYPSQGIVFKDLTPVFADGAALRQVVDSLLEPFAGKFDAVAGVEARGFLLAAAAAYATGTGVITVRKAGKLPRAVYSESYALEYGEATLELHQGDVPVGTRVLILDDVLATGGTLSAAAALLERTGAVVAGIGVVLEIGALPGRSALAGREVHSLLGV, from the coding sequence CTGCCAGTTTCCGTGGTTATTGAGCGCCTGTGCGCCACCATCGAGGACTACCCTTCGCAGGGAATTGTTTTCAAAGATTTAACTCCCGTTTTTGCCGATGGCGCGGCCCTGCGGCAAGTGGTGGATTCACTGCTGGAACCGTTCGCGGGAAAGTTCGACGCCGTTGCCGGTGTTGAAGCGCGCGGCTTCCTGCTGGCGGCCGCAGCAGCCTATGCCACGGGCACCGGCGTCATCACCGTGCGTAAGGCAGGAAAACTGCCCCGCGCCGTCTATTCCGAAAGCTATGCGCTGGAGTACGGTGAGGCAACTTTGGAACTGCACCAAGGTGACGTGCCGGTTGGCACGCGCGTGTTAATACTCGACGACGTCCTGGCCACCGGCGGTACCTTGAGTGCCGCCGCGGCCTTGCTGGAGCGCACGGGGGCGGTGGTTGCCGGGATCGGCGTAGTGCTGGAGATCGGGGCACTGCCGGGCCGCAGCGCGCTGGCCGGCCGTGAGGTCCATTCCCTGCTCGGCGTTTGA
- a CDS encoding HelD family protein, translated as MYDAELAQERTYVDGLYARLDELRAEKIQQLAQVRREKSMGTHQNRSERDAFASLYENRLAQLNAVDDRLVFGRLNLDSGEQRYIGRIGLSTEDLRQLMVDWRAPEAGSFYQATAFERLGVRRRRHLLLHGRTVKAIEDDVLDHSMLVEGEHLQGEGALMAALNSKRTGRMNDIVGTIQAEQDRIIRSPLSGALVVQGGPGTGKTAVALHRAAYLLYTHRERLQSAGVLLVGPSNAFMKYIERVLPSLGETGVVMSSMGSLLPGVSATAFESAEVARLKGRIEMVQVLANAVANRQRLPRRDERLDVEGTRLILTPRQVRRARERARATGKPHNEARVTFVKILLSELTDQLREHIESTGAGNTADRSYLADDVRGSRDVRIMLNLCWMPISAQKLVRDMFSKPEILRAVTPGFTEAERALLLRPADSPWTESDVPLLDEAAELLGDLDETGGRAEAANDAQRKRDLANAEKAISNMNQQLEDSGVDGMLTAEQLADYNVVAEDALTNAEKALTDRTWAYGHVVVDEAQELSPMQWRLLVRRCPVKSFTIVGDIAQTSSAAGANSWRQALTPFMGDRWALEELTVNYRTPTQIAEAAVRMANAAGQIVSAPKAVRDGEWDPIVDHVGPDGLIAQVVAVMDEESSAVGGGLMAVIAPPAMVEETAAALRAVYGHRVGHGAGSVEQDIVVLDPHEAKGLEFDGVIIVEPAALLAGAGGRVGDLYVAMTRPTQRLRLIASMPLPAGIQA; from the coding sequence ATGTATGACGCCGAGTTGGCACAAGAACGTACCTACGTCGATGGCCTGTATGCCCGACTTGATGAACTCCGTGCCGAAAAAATCCAACAACTAGCCCAGGTGCGCCGCGAAAAGTCCATGGGGACGCACCAAAACCGTTCCGAACGCGATGCCTTTGCCTCGCTGTATGAGAACCGCCTGGCACAGCTGAATGCCGTGGACGACCGGCTGGTCTTCGGCCGCCTAAATCTGGACTCCGGCGAGCAACGCTACATTGGCCGGATCGGGCTCTCCACCGAGGACCTACGCCAGCTCATGGTTGACTGGCGTGCCCCCGAGGCGGGGTCGTTCTACCAGGCCACGGCCTTCGAACGGCTCGGAGTGCGCCGTCGTCGGCACCTGCTCCTGCATGGCCGCACCGTGAAGGCGATCGAGGACGACGTGCTGGATCACAGCATGCTGGTGGAAGGTGAGCACCTGCAGGGTGAGGGTGCCCTGATGGCGGCCCTGAACTCCAAGCGCACGGGCCGCATGAATGACATTGTGGGCACCATCCAAGCCGAGCAGGACAGGATCATCCGGTCGCCGCTGAGCGGTGCTTTGGTGGTCCAGGGCGGCCCCGGAACCGGCAAGACCGCCGTCGCACTGCACCGCGCAGCCTACCTTTTGTACACCCACCGCGAACGCCTCCAGTCGGCCGGTGTGCTGCTGGTAGGGCCATCCAACGCCTTCATGAAATACATTGAGCGCGTACTCCCCTCCCTTGGAGAGACGGGCGTGGTGATGTCCAGCATGGGCAGTCTCCTACCCGGGGTTAGTGCCACGGCCTTTGAAAGTGCCGAGGTGGCCCGTCTCAAGGGCCGGATCGAGATGGTGCAGGTATTGGCCAACGCCGTTGCAAACCGCCAGCGCCTGCCGCGCCGGGATGAACGGCTCGACGTCGAGGGCACCCGTTTGATCCTGACCCCCCGGCAGGTGCGCAGGGCGAGGGAAAGGGCACGCGCCACGGGCAAGCCGCACAATGAGGCCCGGGTGACCTTTGTCAAGATCTTGCTCAGTGAGCTGACGGATCAGCTGCGCGAACATATTGAGTCCACCGGAGCTGGCAACACGGCCGACAGGTCCTATCTTGCCGACGACGTTCGCGGCTCCCGGGACGTGCGGATCATGCTCAATCTGTGCTGGATGCCCATCAGCGCGCAAAAGCTGGTCCGGGATATGTTCAGCAAGCCCGAGATTCTGCGCGCGGTTACCCCCGGATTCACGGAGGCCGAACGGGCCCTGCTGCTGCGCCCGGCGGATTCGCCGTGGACGGAGTCCGATGTTCCCCTTCTCGACGAAGCCGCGGAGCTTCTTGGCGACCTAGACGAGACCGGCGGCCGTGCCGAGGCCGCCAACGACGCCCAGCGCAAGCGCGATCTCGCCAATGCCGAGAAAGCCATCTCCAACATGAACCAGCAGTTGGAGGATTCCGGCGTTGACGGCATGCTCACGGCCGAACAATTGGCCGACTACAACGTGGTTGCCGAAGATGCCCTGACGAATGCCGAAAAGGCGCTCACGGATAGGACTTGGGCTTACGGTCACGTGGTGGTGGATGAGGCGCAGGAACTTTCGCCCATGCAATGGCGGCTGCTGGTGCGCCGTTGCCCCGTGAAGTCGTTCACGATAGTTGGCGACATTGCCCAGACAAGTTCCGCTGCCGGTGCCAACTCGTGGCGCCAGGCGCTCACACCGTTCATGGGGGACCGTTGGGCGTTGGAGGAACTGACGGTGAACTACCGCACCCCCACGCAGATCGCCGAGGCTGCCGTGCGCATGGCCAATGCCGCCGGGCAGATTGTCTCCGCCCCCAAGGCGGTGCGCGACGGCGAATGGGACCCGATCGTTGATCATGTCGGCCCCGACGGTCTGATCGCGCAGGTGGTGGCGGTCATGGACGAGGAATCCTCGGCGGTTGGCGGCGGACTGATGGCCGTCATCGCCCCGCCCGCCATGGTCGAGGAAACGGCTGCCGCGCTGCGTGCTGTTTACGGGCACAGGGTGGGTCACGGGGCCGGGTCCGTGGAACAGGACATTGTGGTGCTCGACCCCCATGAGGCCAAGGGCCTGGAGTTTGATGGGGTCATCATCGTGGAACCGGCGGCGTTGCTGGCCGGTGCCGGGGGGCGCGTTGGTGATCTCTATGTCGCCATGACCCGCCCCACCCAGCGCCTGCGCCTGATCGCCTCGATGCCATTGCCTGCCGGGATCCAGGCGTAA
- the tyrS gene encoding tyrosine--tRNA ligase: MSLQTELRAPQNDPSFANVWQELKWRGLVQVSTDEAALEELLAGEPITYYCGFDPTAPSLHLGNLVQLLTMRRMQLAGHKPLGLVGGSTGLVGDPRPTAERTMNSKETVTEWVGYLQGQVQRFLSFEGENAARMVNNLDWTEPMSVLDFLRDVGKYYRVGTMIKKDIVASRLNSEEGISYAEFSYQILQGMDYLELFRQYGCVLQQGGSDQWGNLTSGTDLIRKVEGTSVHALGTPLITNSDGTKFGKSEGNAIWLDAAMCSPYDMYQFWLNTSDADVVDRLKVFTFLSREEIADLGAVVAEKPQAREGQRTLAFQITALVHGVDATLKVIAASAALFGQGELAELDLATLESATRELPRAVAPASGMGIVELLVAAGLSKSNSEARRTVGEGGAYVNNVKVTDPDAVLGASDALHGKYLLVRRGKRTLAMVEFAG; this comes from the coding sequence GTGTCTTTGCAAACTGAACTCCGCGCCCCCCAAAACGATCCCAGCTTCGCCAATGTTTGGCAGGAGCTCAAGTGGCGAGGCCTAGTCCAGGTCTCCACCGACGAGGCAGCCCTTGAAGAGCTGCTCGCCGGCGAACCGATCACTTACTATTGCGGCTTTGACCCCACCGCACCCAGCCTGCACCTGGGAAACCTGGTCCAACTGCTGACCATGCGCCGCATGCAGTTGGCCGGCCACAAGCCGCTGGGCTTGGTGGGCGGTTCCACCGGCTTAGTAGGCGATCCGCGTCCGACGGCGGAGCGCACCATGAACTCGAAGGAGACGGTTACGGAGTGGGTTGGCTACCTGCAGGGCCAGGTACAGCGCTTCCTGTCCTTTGAAGGCGAGAACGCGGCCCGCATGGTCAACAACCTTGACTGGACCGAGCCCATGTCTGTCCTGGATTTCCTGCGGGACGTTGGCAAGTACTACCGCGTCGGCACCATGATTAAGAAAGACATCGTGGCCTCGCGCCTGAATTCAGAGGAAGGTATCAGTTACGCCGAATTCAGCTACCAGATCCTGCAGGGCATGGATTACCTCGAACTGTTCCGCCAGTACGGCTGTGTCTTGCAGCAGGGTGGCTCGGACCAGTGGGGGAACCTGACTAGCGGCACCGACCTGATCCGCAAGGTGGAGGGCACCTCTGTCCACGCCCTCGGTACCCCGTTGATCACCAACTCCGACGGCACCAAGTTCGGCAAGAGCGAGGGCAACGCCATCTGGCTCGACGCCGCCATGTGCAGCCCGTACGACATGTACCAGTTTTGGCTCAATACCTCAGATGCCGATGTGGTGGACCGGCTTAAGGTCTTCACCTTCCTTTCCCGCGAAGAGATCGCAGACCTTGGTGCTGTCGTGGCTGAGAAGCCTCAGGCCCGTGAAGGCCAGCGGACCCTTGCCTTCCAGATCACAGCGCTGGTGCATGGTGTAGACGCCACCTTGAAGGTCATTGCCGCATCAGCGGCCCTCTTTGGCCAGGGCGAGTTGGCTGAACTGGACCTCGCCACATTGGAATCTGCCACCCGCGAGCTGCCCCGGGCTGTTGCACCTGCCTCTGGGATGGGGATCGTTGAACTGTTGGTTGCTGCCGGATTGTCGAAGAGTAACTCCGAAGCCCGGCGCACCGTGGGGGAGGGCGGCGCGTACGTGAACAACGTCAAGGTCACCGACCCGGACGCGGTCCTGGGCGCCTCCGATGCGCTGCATGGCAAGTACCTGCTGGTGCGCCGCGGCAAGCGGACCTTGGCCATGGTGGAATTCGCCGGCTAA